CTGTCCACCATAATCCAGGAAACCGAAGAGATCATGTCCATCGATCCCCGGTTGACGGTGCGGGAAATTCTGCAGCTTGCCGCGGAAAGAATCGTGCAGAACCTGGCGGCGGACGCGGCGACCATCAGGGTTTTCGATCCGGAATCCTTGTGGCTCATCAGTTTCGGCGCTTACGGGGTGGACGACTATAACCGTCTTTCCATTATTCCGGTAAAAAATACCATCTCCGGCCTGGTGGTGCAGGAGCGCCGTTCCATCACCGTCTCCAGCATACTGAAGGATCCATTGTACCAGAACAAGGAAATCGTCAAGGCATGGGGCTTCAATTCCCTGTTGGCCGTCCCCCTCTTCATGCCGCTGCCCAAACCATCGGGCGACACCCTGCTCGGCTCCCTGCAGATTTATTACCGGGAGGACAACAGGAAATTCGATAAGCTGGAGGTCATCCATGCCGAAGTGCTGGCCCGGCGCATCAGCTTTGTGCTGGCCAAAAAGAAGATCCTCGATCTGGAGGAGTTGAACCGGCGCAAGGAAACCATCGTCAACAAGATATTTGTCAAATTGAGCCGCAGGGAAGGCATCAAGCTGAAGGATCTTTTTGTCCTGCTCATCCCGGAAATCCGCGAGCTGCTTGACGTGCGCAACTGTTCACTTTTCACCGTTTCCCCGGATCAGCACTATATCAACCTGGAGGCGGCCTACCCGCAGGATAGCTGTTACCATGACGAGGGCCACAGTTTTACCGTGAGCCACCATCCCTATTTCGATGCGGCGATCAACGGCATACGGCCGCCGGGTGATACGGAGCATGAACGGATCACCAATTCCTATGTGCTGATCAAGGACCCGCCGAACAGTTCGCTGCTCAGCCGGAAACTGCAAAAATTCACCGCCGAGCAGCAGATCCATTCCATCCTGCTCATTCCGCTCGGCGTTGACGGGCAGGTGAGTCATCTGCTGACCTTTTACGCCACCAATCAGAAATTTGTTTTTTCCGACGAGGAAATCGAGCTGCTGACCTTTTTCGGCAAGGAGATCATGAAGGCCTCCAGGTTGGAATTTTTCGGCGACATTCTCCATGATATCAAGAATCCCGCCGTCGCGGTGGCCGGTTTCGCCAACCGGGCCAGAAAACTTCTGGACCGCGATGATCTGGAAGAGGTGCGCGGCAAACTCAAGTTCTATCTGGATATCATGGCCCGGGAGGGAGCCCGTATGCAGGATCTGGCCCAGGCCATGACCGGCGAGGGCCGCGAGACGGTTATTGATCTGGCCGAGGTGGTCCGTTACCGCCGGCACATCATCGAAGAGGTTGCCAGGGAATCGAAATTCAAAAACGTCACGGTGTGCGAACCGGAAGTGGAAAATGATGTCTTTGTTTCCTGTTCCCGTTTCGCCCTGGAGCGGGTGCTTGACAATCTGTTCGGCAATGCGGTGCGAGCCGTTACCGCCGCGCATGGGGGAGAGGTGGGCGTGCGCATCGCCCGCAGGAAGGGCATGGCCGAGCTGATCATTGAAAATTCGGGCGAGATTGCTCCGGAGCGGTTGGAGCAGATGCGCCTGGGCACGGTGAAAGGGCGGGGGCTTAATATCATCAACCGTTTTGTCCACACCAATCACGGCAATATCGATATTGAGGTCAAGGACGGGATGACCCGTTTCATTATTCTGTTGCCCCTTGTGTCGCCCCCTGAAGCATAAGCGGCTGCTGTTTCCCGGGTTGTTCGCCCGCCACCCGCGCGGGGGATCGCCATGGTCGGCTTTATTGCGGAAATGCCGATAAAGCCGTTTTTTCAGCAAAAAAAAATGTGGGTTTTCAACAGTACGATCAGAAACGCTCGGCGATGCGCCGGGAAAAAGGGAAGGCCGGGAAAGGGGGCGGGGGAAAATCCTGTCCCTTTTTTTTGTCTGTCAGGGGCAAGTCAGCCATTCACCGCCCACCGTCGACAAAAGACGGCGGGTGGTGAATATGATCTCGGTTGGCTGAAATCAGGCTTTTTTTCTGCGCGCGCGAGCGCCGGCAAGACCGGCAAGCCCTGTGCCGAACAGCAGCATGGTGGCGGGTTCGGGAACAGGGTCGGTTCCCGGATCGGGATCGGGCAGTGTGGCGCCGTCCAGGGCGAGAACTGATTTTGACAAGGCAACCGCCCAGTAATCATAATCATGGGTTGAGTCGATATCGATCGAGACCTGCAGCCCCTCGGCGATTTCGTTGTAGAGCGCGGACGAAAGGACAAAGGTTGTGTACCCCCAGTCTCCATTCAGGCCCTGCAAGGAGCCGAGCTCCATCCACGAAGCAGTGTCTGTGTCCCAGGCGGAGATGACATCAACTTCGCCGTCGTATCCGCCGGCGTCGACATCCCAGGCGCTGATGTTCAAGGTGGCGGAGTTGAACGAAGAGGCGATTGCATTGTGGGTCCATCCCCAATCTTCGTTGTACCAGCGGTAGTAGGGGGAAGAGTAGGTTGAAGCCTGGTCGGGAACGAAAAAGCCGGTGTTGTATTGAACCGTGTCGGTGATGAAGGCGGCTGAAGCAAGGCCGGCTCCAAGCGTCAATCCAAGGCCAACTGCCATGCAGGTTAAGATTTTTTTCATTTTTTCATTTCTCCACAGGTTGAGGTTGCGTTTCTGCAAGTTTAACAAAACTATTGCTTTTATTAGGCTAGCAAAAAGTGTTCCATTGGCCTCAAGGGGAAAATAGGCTGTTATTCCAGGACGTTGAGCTGTGTGGCTGTATCGACCCGTGTTACAGGCAGATCTTTCTTGGAATAAAAAATCCGGAAAAGCGGATTTTTTGTCGACAAAGTTTGGTTTTGAGAACGTAAAAACACAAAGATAAATTTTTTTCTAAGTAATATTGAAATGATACTGCGTCAAGCCAGCTTGATTCCCCTGTTTGGGAGGCGGAGAGATTGTTTCCGGATTTGAGGAATTAGGCACGCAATTCCCACCGACAAGGAATGAATCAGCAAAAAAACCGAAGCAGAAACCGGGCATGGAAAGCCTGCCGTCTCCGGCTGCAGCGCAAGGGCCATGGCGAAATTTGCTCTGCCGGTTCATTATTCCGGAATTTTGCATGCATTACGGGGCAGGTGTTATGCCGCAGGGGAAGATGGGGTGAAAAAAAAGGGATATCTGCGGTGGGTAAATTTGCCTACTTGACCATTTGCCGGGAAAATTCTACAACAGGAGAATCGGAAAAAATAACGGCCTCGGCAAAATGAGAGGCATGCAGCGATGCATCCCGTGCAACAAAGCTCTCCGGAGGGGAAATTATGGTGCAGGAAACACCGGTAAAGACATTGTATAACGTGGTCCTGATTTTTTTCTGTTTCATGCTGTGCTGGGCGGCTCAGGCCTTTGCCGCAACAAAAAGTCATGAATACGGAAATGTCGTCTTCAGCAACACCGGCAAAGACAACGCGTTGCCGGTCACCTTTCGTCATTGGACCCATCGCGGCTTATACACCTGCCGGCTTTGCCACGTGGATCTCGAGTTTTCCCAGCAGGCAAACGGAACAGGTATCCTGGAAGAAGACAACAAAAACGGCATGTACTGCGGCGCCTGCCATAACGGCAAGGAAGCGTTCGGTCTGGAAACCTGCACCAGGTGCCATCCGAAAGACTCCCGGCACGCGGATGAGCTCGAACAGCAGGCGAAACGGGACTTTCACAAATTCAAGAAAACCATGCCGCCGGCAATCTACGGCAACAAGATCGACTGGATGAAGGCGGAAGAGGAGGGCCTCATCAAGCTCAAGGATTTTCTGGATGGAATTTCTCTCCAGAAAGATGCGAAGATGGTGAACAACCGTGACGAACCGCGATCGCCCTCCCTGCCCGGCCTGCCGGACATTGTTTTTTCGCACAAAAAACACGTGGTGTGGTCCGGCTGCGGCATGTGCCATCCTGACACCTTTGCCTTGGAAAGCGGCAAAACGGAGATGTCGATGAAGGAAATAACCCAGGGGAAATTTTGCGGCCGCTGTCACGGCACGATCGCCTTTGCCTTAAACGATTGTTCTCACTGTCATGCCAAACCGGTTGCCGGTCAATAGGCGGGGGATTCCATGTCTTTCCCTGGGATAAAAGAGGCCCTGGTCAAGCGGAAAACGTTTTTTGTCGGGCCCTGGGCCTTTGCTTTTTTTGTTTGGCTGCTGCATGGTTGCGGCGATACGCGCAATTTCGATCAATTTCTGGCCCAACAGGAAATGGATGAACCGGGAAATCCGATTTTTGAAAAACAATACACGTCCGACTCCCTGCCGCGGGTCGAACTGGAAAAACTGCTCGACATGGCGCTGTATCGCGGGCCCGCGGAAACCTATGGCGATCTGATCTTGCGCGAGCGCAGCGAGAAGCACCACATGGACCCGGTGGTCTTTTCCCATAAGAGCCATCGGGCCATGTTTACCTGCCGCGTCTGTCATGTAGAGCTTGAGTTTGCCATGAAAAAGGGGGCAAGCGGCATAACCAGGGAGGGATATCTGGACGGGCTCTATTGCGGGGCCTGCCACAACGGAACCACGGCCTTTTCCGTTGAATATGCCTGCAACCTCTGCCACGTGAAAGTGGACAAACAGGGGAATTATGTGGCCAAAAAGGATTACATGCCGAGCGGCGGCAATCTCCCGGTTCAGGACTACGGTGACGGGGTCAACTGGGTGGAAGCCGTCCGGCAGGGGATCATCGCCCCCCGCAATTCTCTTGCCGAAGAGGGGAAAGGGCCAAGCATGCCTCTTCCCGAGCACCTGAAAAAATCCTTGCGCTGGACGACCACATCCCCGAGAATTCTGGTGGTTTTTCCCCATGATTCCCATGTGCTGTGGCTTGATTGTGCCAACTGCCATCCGGACATCTTCACCATCGAACAGATTGGGACGGTGGAGTTTGACAAGGAAAAGAATCTTTACGGTTTGTACTGCGGCACGTGCCATATGACGGTTGCCTTTCCCATGAACGGCTGCGGGCGCTGTCATCCCGACCAGAAAAACAGATGATGCATCGTTGGGCTTCCATGGGTCCATCGGTTATCGTGGGTTGCCCCCGCGAACCGATGGGAAACTCCCGGTAAAGGCAAGTTGGCACCAGGCGCTTTTTTTGCCGTCCCGCCCCTCGGCATCGACGGCCCACACTCGCCAACGCAAAGACGTGCCGCCGGCCTGGTGGAGTTTCATATGTACCTTTGAGCTATATATTGGATTTTGCGGGGTTCTTCTCCCCATGCCGGGCTTGATATGCCAAGGGGTGCCGGACTGGCTGTGCCATTTGTCGGGGTACTGCCCGCAGCCAAAACAATCCACTTCCACGGTATAGGTTGAAGCGCCGTCTACCGGCAGCCAATTGAGAACAAGGTATTCCGTGTCCGCAATCGACCTGACGACACTGCCGCATGCCGGATGCTCGGGAATGGGCGCGGCCAAAATGCCAAATTCTTTTTCGGCTTTCTCTCCGTCCACTCCCCCTTGGTAAAAAATGGCAATTATGGTACCGATGGCCGTTATTACTGCGGCGAATCCGGTCAATATGCCCGGCAAGGTTGCCCGGAATGATTTTTTGTCGTTCATGGAACTCTCCCATACGGAAAGAAGCCTTCCGTGGTTTGTGAACTCCATTTTGGGCGGCAGAGTCGGAAAAATATCAATCTCTGACTTCATATAGGCGTTATCTGTCGGATACTTCAATATTTTTTGCTTGACAAGACAATTTTGCGCGCATAAATGCATTTCCTTCCAGCATGCAGAGCAGAGAAGCGGTTTAAGGAGGCGGATTAAAGGGGATTTAATTCGTTTCCTTTTTTTTCAGCCATGAAACAACGAGACGACATGCAATGCAAATATGGGTCGACGCCGATGCCTGCCCGGCGGTCATCAAGGACATTTTGTTTCGCGCCGCGGAACGCACCGGGGTGCGGCTGACGCTGGTGGCCAATCAGCCGATGCGCGTACCGGCATCTCCCTGGATCAGTTCCGTGCACGTTGCCTCCGGTCGTGATGTTGCCGACAATGAGATCGTGAAAAGGCTCGGTCCCGGTGATCTGGTGATTACCGCTGATATCCCCCTGGCGGCCGAGGTGGTCGGTAAGGGCGGGTATGCCCTCAATCCGCGCGGCGAACTCTATTCATCCGACAACATCGGGGTTTGTCTGGGAATGAGGGACTTTATGGATGGGTTGCGGGCAAGCGGCATCGAGACAGGGGGACCGCCGGCGATAAGCCCGAGGGATCGGCGATCTTTTGCCGGCAGTCTGGATAAATTTCTGACCAGGCAAGGCGAAAAACGCTAAGAAGCCGGGCAAGGAGACGACATCGTGAAGCCGAGAATAAAAGTGGCCGCCGCCTTGACGCCGGACGGCGGGGAAATGGTGCTTTATCGGCATGACCGGGATTTTTCCATCCTGGTCAACGGCGAGGATTTGATGCACAGCCGTCGGCATGAATCCGAGCTGGCCCTGGCGCGGCTGGGGTGCGCCCATCTGGCCGGATGCCGGGGGAGCAGGGTTCTCAT
This region of Desulfobulbaceae bacterium DB1 genomic DNA includes:
- a CDS encoding DUF188 domain-containing protein is translated as MQIWVDADACPAVIKDILFRAAERTGVRLTLVANQPMRVPASPWISSVHVASGRDVADNEIVKRLGPGDLVITADIPLAAEVVGKGGYALNPRGELYSSDNIGVCLGMRDFMDGLRASGIETGGPPAISPRDRRSFAGSLDKFLTRQGEKR